A single genomic interval of Bacillus smithii harbors:
- the leuB gene encoding 3-isopropylmalate dehydrogenase translates to MKKKIAVLPGDGIGREVAKGAVEVLKAVGGRFGHEFEMEFANIGGAAIDQEQIPLSEKTIDLCKQSDAVLLGAVGGPKWDSLPSHLRPEKGLLKIRKELGLFANLRPVKAFQSLLSSSPLKKEIVEDVDLMIVRELTGGLYFGKPSERRGENQEVAVDTLLYTKDEIKRIVDKAFQIAKVRRKKVVSVDKANVLESSRMWREVVEETAVRYSEVEYEHMYVDAAAMKLIHNPKDFDVVVTENMFGDILSDEASMITGSLGMLSSASLREDGFGLYEPVHGSAPDIAGQDKANPLAMILSTAMMLKYTFGFNHEAEAIEQAVDDVLKDGYRTFDLRHTGSRVVGTEKMIDLVVKRVQEDRAIASTMA, encoded by the coding sequence ATGAAAAAGAAAATTGCGGTTCTGCCGGGTGATGGAATCGGCCGAGAAGTGGCAAAAGGAGCAGTCGAAGTGTTAAAAGCGGTTGGCGGTCGGTTTGGACATGAATTTGAAATGGAATTTGCCAACATCGGAGGGGCTGCAATTGATCAAGAACAAATACCTCTTTCGGAAAAAACGATTGATCTCTGTAAACAGAGTGATGCGGTATTGCTGGGAGCGGTGGGAGGTCCTAAATGGGACTCCCTCCCCAGCCATCTGCGACCGGAAAAAGGACTGTTAAAGATTCGGAAAGAACTTGGTCTATTTGCTAATTTACGCCCGGTAAAAGCCTTTCAAAGCCTTCTTTCTTCTTCTCCTCTGAAAAAGGAAATTGTTGAGGATGTCGATTTAATGATTGTCCGGGAACTGACAGGCGGATTGTATTTCGGAAAACCGAGCGAGCGGCGGGGAGAAAATCAAGAAGTGGCTGTTGATACTTTGCTTTATACAAAAGACGAAATAAAAAGAATTGTAGACAAAGCGTTTCAAATCGCTAAAGTAAGAAGGAAAAAAGTTGTATCCGTTGATAAAGCAAATGTGTTGGAATCAAGCCGAATGTGGAGGGAAGTAGTAGAAGAAACAGCTGTCCGCTATTCGGAGGTGGAATATGAACACATGTATGTTGATGCAGCCGCTATGAAGCTTATTCATAACCCGAAAGACTTCGATGTAGTGGTCACGGAAAATATGTTTGGAGATATTTTAAGCGATGAAGCGTCTATGATTACCGGCTCTTTAGGCATGCTGTCGTCGGCCAGTCTACGGGAAGACGGATTCGGGCTTTATGAACCGGTTCATGGATCAGCACCTGATATTGCAGGACAGGACAAAGCCAATCCGCTAGCGATGATTTTATCTACTGCTATGATGCTGAAATATACTTTTGGATTCAATCATGAAGCAGAAGCAATAGAACAAGCGGTGGACGATGTATTAAAGGATGGATATCGAACGTTTGATTTACGCCATACGGGAAGCCGTGTAGTGGGAACGGAAAAAATGATTGATCTGGTTGTGAAGCGAGTTCAAGAAGATCGTGCGATTGCTTCTACCATGGCTTAA
- a CDS encoding 2-isopropylmalate synthase, which produces MRKIEIFDTTLRDGEQSAGVNLNTLEKIEIAKQLEKLGVDCIEAGFPAASKGDLEAVKLIADTIRDSSVTGLARSTESDIDAAWEALKDSEEPRIHIFIATSPIHMKYKLKMSQDEVVERAVRAVSYAKKKFPKVQFSAEDACRSDREFLVRILNEVIQAGAEIINIPDTVGYITPQQYGELFQFLRNNLRNIDKITLSAHCHDDLGMATANSLAAIENGASQIEGTINGIGERAGNASLEEVAVALHIRSDYYQAKTGLVLNEIKRTSDLVSKLTGMIVPANKAVVGDNAFAHESGIHQDGVLKEKTTYEIITPELIGVNSNRLVLGKHSGRHAFRNKAIELGFELTDEKLNEAFTVFKDLADKKKEITDADLFAILTDKQTETEMKYTLNRVQVQYGTDNIPTATIAVTLADGSQVSEASTGSGSVEAIYNTIERIFGRSVKLLDYKINSVGGGRDALADVYVRISCDGLETSGRGTAQDVLEASARAYLNAVNRILSLESLKAIQKANVSI; this is translated from the coding sequence GTGCGAAAAATTGAAATCTTTGATACGACATTAAGAGATGGCGAGCAATCAGCTGGAGTGAATTTGAACACATTAGAAAAAATAGAAATTGCTAAACAATTGGAAAAGCTGGGAGTCGACTGCATTGAAGCAGGCTTCCCGGCTGCTTCTAAAGGAGACCTGGAAGCAGTAAAATTGATTGCCGATACGATCCGCGACAGTTCCGTTACCGGATTGGCTCGATCTACAGAAAGTGATATCGATGCTGCTTGGGAAGCCCTCAAGGATTCTGAAGAACCTCGCATCCATATTTTTATTGCCACTTCACCCATTCATATGAAGTATAAACTGAAAATGTCTCAAGACGAAGTAGTGGAAAGAGCGGTTCGGGCTGTTTCCTATGCGAAGAAAAAATTCCCGAAAGTTCAATTTTCGGCAGAGGATGCCTGTCGCTCAGACCGCGAGTTCTTAGTCCGTATTCTCAATGAGGTTATTCAAGCCGGGGCGGAGATCATTAACATTCCAGATACGGTTGGCTACATTACGCCGCAGCAGTATGGAGAATTGTTCCAATTTTTAAGGAATAATTTACGGAATATTGACAAAATTACTTTATCTGCTCATTGCCATGACGATCTCGGAATGGCCACGGCTAATTCGCTTGCTGCGATTGAAAACGGAGCTAGTCAAATCGAAGGAACGATCAACGGCATCGGGGAACGAGCCGGTAATGCTTCACTTGAAGAAGTAGCTGTGGCTCTTCATATACGGAGCGACTATTATCAAGCGAAAACGGGTCTTGTTTTAAATGAAATAAAGCGAACGAGCGATCTTGTCAGCAAATTGACCGGAATGATCGTGCCGGCAAATAAAGCGGTAGTGGGTGATAATGCTTTTGCTCATGAATCAGGCATTCATCAAGACGGGGTATTAAAAGAAAAAACAACGTATGAAATCATTACTCCTGAACTCATTGGCGTGAATTCAAACCGATTAGTTCTGGGCAAACATTCCGGCCGCCATGCTTTCAGAAATAAAGCCATTGAATTGGGCTTTGAATTGACCGATGAAAAATTGAATGAAGCCTTTACAGTATTTAAAGATTTGGCGGACAAAAAGAAAGAAATTACAGATGCTGATTTATTCGCCATTCTTACGGATAAACAAACGGAAACGGAAATGAAATATACATTGAACCGCGTACAAGTTCAATACGGCACTGACAATATTCCAACAGCGACGATTGCTGTCACGCTGGCGGACGGTTCACAAGTGAGTGAAGCCTCTACAGGATCGGGAAGTGTGGAAGCGATCTATAACACGATTGAACGGATTTTCGGCCGGTCAGTAAAGCTATTAGACTATAAGATCAACTCGGTTGGAGGGGGACGCGATGCTCTTGCCGATGTCTATGTCCGAATTTCTTGCGATGGACTGGAAACAAGCGGAAGGGGAACAGCACAAGATGTGTTGGAAGCCTCAGCCCGTGCATACTTAAATGCCGTCAATAGAATTCTTTCGCTTGAAAGTTTAAAAGCGATCCAAAAAGCAAATGTGTCGATTTAA